The Candidatus Deferrimicrobium sp. genome includes the window AACATACAGCGGGTAATACTGAAATTGTGGGGGATAGAATGAACATATCGAAGATCGGCGTCCTTGGCGCAGGCCAGATGGGAAGCGGGATCGCGCAGGTCTCCCTGATGAGCGGTCTGCAGGTCGTCCTGAATGATATATCCGACGCGATCCTCGACCGGTCCCGTGCGGGAATCGGGAAGGGGCTCGATATCCTCGTCCGCAAGGAGAAGATCACGGCGCCGGAGAAGGAACGGGCGTTTTCCGGACTTCAGACGACGACCGATCTCGCCGGATTCGCCTCCTGCGACCTCGTTGTGGAAGCGGCGACGGAACGGGAAGAGCTGAAACTCTCCCTTTTCCGTAAGCTGGACGAGGCGGTCCCCTCGGGAAGGATCCTTGCCACGAACACCTCCTCCATCTCGGTCACGAAGATCGCCGCCGCGACGAAGCGTCCGGCACAGGTCATCGGGATGCACTTCATGAATCCGGTCCCCCTTATGAAACTCGTCGAGGTGATCCGGGGGCTGCAGACGTCGCAGGAAACGTTCGACGCAACGATGGCGCTCGCCCGCGCTCTTGGAAAAGAGCCGGTCCCCGCGGCCGATTTTCCCGGGTTCATCGCGAACCGGATCCTCATGCCGATGATCAACGAGGCGGTCTACGCCCTGATGGAAGGTGTCGGGAAGGCCGCCGACATCGACGCGATCATGAAAATGGGGGCGAACCACCCGATGGGACCGCTGGCGTTGGCGGACCTCATCGGACTCGACACCTGCCTGGAGGTGATGAACGTCCTTCATCAGGGATTGGGAGATTCGAAATACCGTCCGTGCCCGCTCCTGCGCAAACACGTCGAGGCCGGCTACTTCGGGAAGAAGACGGGGCGCGGCTTCTACACCTACGATACGCCATAAGGAGGAGCCGATGGAATACGAGAACCTTCTGATCGACGTTTCGGAACGGATCGCGACGGTCACCTTCAATCGCCCGAAATCCCTGAACGCCCTGAATCCCGCGACGGTGCGGGAGCTCGGTTCCGCCATGGAAGAGCTCTCGGCGCGCCCGGAGGTCGGAGCGGTCCTCCTGACCGGCGCAGGGGAGAAGGCGTTTATCGCTGGGGCCGACATTTCGGTGATGAAAGGGTTCACGACGCTGGAGGCGCTTGATTTCTCCCTCCTCGGCCAACGTGTCCTCTCCTTCATCGAATCGATGCCCCAGCCGGTCATCGGCGTGATCAACGGATTCGCACTGGGCGGGGGATGCGAGGTGGCGATGGCGTGCGACCTGCTGATCGCCGCTGACTCGGCCCGGTTCGGCCAGCCGGAGGTGAACCTCGGGATCATCCCGGGATACGGCGGAACGCAGCGCCTGGCGCGCCTGGTCGGACGGAACCTGGCAAAGGAGCTGGTCCTCACGGGGGAGATGATCTCCGCGCAGCGTGCGTACGAGATCGGCCTGGTGAACAAGGTCGTCCCGGCGGCGGAGCTGATGGGCGCGGCGAGGGAAATCGCGAAAAAAATCCTCTCCCGCGGACCGGTCGCAGTCCGCACCGCCAAGATGGCGATGAACCGGGGACTCGACCTTGACCTCGGCAACGCGTGCGCGCTCGAGGCGAGCCTGTTCGCCGCGGGATTTTCCACCGCCGACAGGGAGGAAGGGATCGCCGCGTTCCTCGAAAAGCGGAAGGCGAACTTCACCGGGAAGTGATCCCGGGGGGGAAGCCGCCCATATTCGACAACAGGGGAGACGAAACGATGGTATTCGATCTGACCGAAGAGCAGCGGATGATCCAGGATACGGCGAGGGAGTTCGCCCGGAAGGAGGTTTTGCCGAAGGCGGCCGAGCTGGACGAAAACAGCCGGTTCCCAGAGGAGTTGATCCGCCAGATG containing:
- a CDS encoding 3-hydroxybutyryl-CoA dehydrogenase — encoded protein: MNISKIGVLGAGQMGSGIAQVSLMSGLQVVLNDISDAILDRSRAGIGKGLDILVRKEKITAPEKERAFSGLQTTTDLAGFASCDLVVEAATEREELKLSLFRKLDEAVPSGRILATNTSSISVTKIAAATKRPAQVIGMHFMNPVPLMKLVEVIRGLQTSQETFDATMALARALGKEPVPAADFPGFIANRILMPMINEAVYALMEGVGKAADIDAIMKMGANHPMGPLALADLIGLDTCLEVMNVLHQGLGDSKYRPCPLLRKHVEAGYFGKKTGRGFYTYDTP
- a CDS encoding enoyl-CoA hydratase-related protein; translation: MEYENLLIDVSERIATVTFNRPKSLNALNPATVRELGSAMEELSARPEVGAVLLTGAGEKAFIAGADISVMKGFTTLEALDFSLLGQRVLSFIESMPQPVIGVINGFALGGGCEVAMACDLLIAADSARFGQPEVNLGIIPGYGGTQRLARLVGRNLAKELVLTGEMISAQRAYEIGLVNKVVPAAELMGAAREIAKKILSRGPVAVRTAKMAMNRGLDLDLGNACALEASLFAAGFSTADREEGIAAFLEKRKANFTGK